In Methanolacinia paynteri, the genomic stretch GCGGATAAATTCGGCAGAAACAGGGATAAATCGAACTGTATCAACTATCTGATACAGTCACGCTAATCTATCAAAAGAACGAGTAATTAAATGCCTGTTCCAGTACCCGGGGAAAAGGCAGGCAGGAGAAAAAACGAATGGCAGATTTCATCGAAACTACCAACACCAAGTCGGCCACTCGTGAGCTTGCAGCCTCCATCGCAGACGTTNNNNNNNNNNTCCCTTCGGCTGCACCGCTTATACCCTGAGTGGTGTGTCGCATAACGGGGTCGAGATCAACCGCGAGAGTTATACCGCGAAGATCGTCTTCGAGGATAATGCGGCAGAAAAGGTCGGAACTCTTTCCGTCAAGTGCCCCACTGTCTCTTCAATGAACAGTGCTGCCGGCGCAATCCTCGCAGACGCGGATCTTGCCGTTGCCGTTGGCGGTGATCCCGTCCGCGATGCAGACAGCGATACTTATTCCTGCCAGCTCAAGTGCCATGACGCAAACAGCGAGACCTACTATGTCACTTTCAGTCGTGACAAGGTCAGGGTCAGTTCCTACGAGGACGACGCCATCCTGACCGTTGTCGAGACCTGGGCCGACACTGTGGCCGCTCTTGCCTGAACAGAATTTCGAACACCGGGGAGGGAGACTCTTTTCGACTCCCTTTCCGGGGATTAAAAAAATAAATCTTCTAAATTTAGATAATTATCCATCCGGCTTTTTCGTTATCAATTTCAATATGAATTATAAGGGCAATTATCCAAACTGCCGCAAATCCTCTTAAAAACCTTCAATTCTCTAAATCTGGTTTTTTAACATAACAATTAAATAGAATGTTCCTTAATCAAAATCTGAGGTAGAAAGTTATAACTGAAGTAAAAAAGGTGAAGGCAGGCGAACTGGTCTGCTGCGGTGAACCAATGACTCTTCAGGAGGAATGAAAAATGTCAGGAATAAAAGATTTGGAAAAAAAGATTGGAAAGGTGCCTGTAATATTCAAAGAGCTTGCAGAGACAGACCCCGAGCTTCATGACAAGATACTGTCGCTTGATAATATGATCTGGGCAGACGGGGCACTTTCAAAACAGACGAAGAAAGTGATTGCGATCTCTATTGCAGCAGCGCTTCGTGATGAACATGCTGTCTACGCCCAGATGGCAGGAGCAAAGAAACTCGGTGTAAAGAAAGAGGAGATCGAGGAAGGTCTTCGGGTTGCTTTCATTCTCTCGGGAATGCCTGCATATGTCTATGGCAAAACAAAACTCGAAGAGGCCTATAGGTAAGAATTATTATAATGTATGAAGATGGAGGTAGTATCATGTACGAAGAAGCAGACAACGAAAAAATCCCAAGAATGCCTGTTCTCGGAGAAAAAGCTCCTGATTTTCAGGCAGTAACAACCCACGGTCCACTGAACCTTTCCGATCTTGAAGGTTCCTGGGTCATCCTGTTCTCCCATCCTGCAGACTTTACCCCGGTATGTACTACAGAGTTTATTGCCTTTTCAGAGATTTACGATGACTTAAGGGCATTAAATACGAATCTCATCGGCCTCTCGATAGACAGTGTCCACTCGCATCTTGCATGGGTGAGAAATGTCAGGGAAAAGATGGGTGTAGAGATCAAGTTCCCGATAATTGCCGATCTTGATATGAAGGTCGCAGGGTTATACGGGATGGTTCATCCGGGACAGAGCACCACTGCGGCGGTAAGAGCTGTATTCTTTATCGATCCACTGGGAATTCTCAGGGGAATGCTGTACTACCCGCTTTCAAACGGCAGGAACATGCAGGAGATACTGAGATTATTGAAGGCTTTCCAGACCAGCGACGAGCATCATGTTGCAACACCTGCCAACTGGCAGCCGGGCGACAAGGTCATAATCCCGGCACCTTCAAACCAGGAAGAGATGGAAAAGAGGCTCTCTGAAGGCTACGATTGCAAGGAATTCTATCTCTGTTTCAAAGACATCTAACCCCCATCTTTAAAATTCCCTAATTTAGGGATTTTTCCTGAATTAACCCACTAATTATTCATTTTTAGCAGAGCCAAATAGAAGCCCTCAAATTTTTCAGACGATGTTTACCCCTTCCGGGCATGAAATAATCCATTCTGAGGCTTCTGTGTGGACCCAAAAAATGGTGATCCGGGCTTTTTTTGGATATATTTAAGATTTGCTGTAATTTCAATCGCAATATCCGTGACTGTCCCGGTCTGAAAAAACGAGAACAGTCAGATTTTAACAAAGATCCATAATGCCCGCATAACAGATTCATTATTGCAGAAATCGTAATAGTACATTACCGGGAAAAGCTATTTCAGGTTTTATCCTCCCCGAAGATTTCTCCCCGTCGGCAAGTGCCGACAGTAATCTCCTGACAGGATCTTCCTGCTGGGTCGCCAACTGGGTCGGTAACTGAGTCGGTAACTGGGTCGGTAACTGGGTCGGTAACTGGGTCGGTAACTGGGTCGGTAACTGGGTCGGTGGCAGGGCATCCAGGCCGTAACAATAAAAAAGAAAATCCTATTCATCACACTATCTACCGTTCACTACTGTTCACTTCAAAAATGGAACAGTAACTTACCTGCCGTTACATTTCTCTACAAATGTGGTGCAACAGTAACCATGGATCTGGAGGAGCTCATCTATCTGATACAATCCGGAGAATCCGAAGTCCTTGAATTCAGGGAATCGGCAGGGAAGAATATCCACCACGAGATCGCCGCCTTTGCCAACTCCGACGGCGGAAAGATAATCGTCGGAGTATCGGATACGGGAAAGATCGTCGGTACAGATGTAAAAGATGCGATCGAGAAGGTTACAAACCCGGTTCAGTCGGTACTCCTCCGCAATAAAGGCACAGAAGATATCGGTAGATGACAAAGACCTCCTCGTAATCACCGTCGACAAAAGTTCCAACCTCTGCTCGATTGGCGGAATCGTATATATCAGAACAGGCACAGGAGTCAGACCCCTCTCACTCCAGGAGATTGTAATGCTCTCATCGGAGATGGGAACCATCAACTGGGACGAGATCTCCATGCTCCCGAAGGAAGACGCCCGCTCCGATTACATCGACTGGTTCTTTGAGAGGGTGAAAGAAACCAGAGGGAAAACAATCGCAGACGACAACAGATCCAGATACCTCAGGAGTGCCGGGGCTATAAGAAACGACAAACTCACAAACGCAGGAATATTGTTCTTCACTGAAGCCACCGGGAATATCGCCTATGCGAAGATAAGAAGGGTGGGCATGAGTGAAGACGGGCCCATGTGGAGCGAGGAGTATGAAGGGCCGGCTTGGAAGGTTATCGAAGAGGCATACGAGAACCTGATGAGAGAGATCAAAAAGATCGACGTAGTGGCAGGGACAAGAAGAATAAAAGTCGAGGAATATCCCCCGCGGGCGATTCGTGAAGCCCTCATAAACGCCGTCTGCCATAGGAACTATACGATCAGTGCGGATGTGAAGATCCTCGTATATCCTGACAGGTTCGAGATAAAAAATCCCGGCGGCCTCATGCCCGGAGTGGATATCAAAGATCCCGAACACATCCCGAGAAATCCGTCATTGTCAAACCTCCTCTATGATTCGGGCTACATCGAAAGATACGGATTCGGAATAAAGATGATCGAAGAGGAGGTTGAGAACCACCCGATGTGCTCGGTTGAATTTAAGCCGGGCCCCTCCACATTTTCAGTGATATTCAAAAAAGTGCTGTCTTCATCAATTGACGATACGGACAATCAGATCCTCAAGATTATAAATGTTCCAATGAAGAGCGGAGATATCGCAGCGAGACTGAAGATCTCCAAAAATACGGTTCTCAGGAGGATCGAAAAACTGGAAAAGCTCGGTCTCGCCGAGAAGAAAGGTTCGGGTTCACATACATATTATACAATAAAGAAGTAAATGGTCAATCCCTCGCGGAGCATGCCCGGCCGGTATAAAAAAAGAGAATTCATTCTTCCCCACCCCAGTGAGATATTGGAGAATGGTCCCTCAGATTCCGGGGTGGCTGAGATTTAAACTTCAGCTTTATTATCCCCGATTAATTTCCTGTTTCTAAATAGTTCCCCAAACGCAGCCCCGCCAATAATCAGCACAGCACCGATCTCCTGAAGGGAACTCAGGCACTCCCCCAAGACTATAGCCGACAGAACCACTGCCGATAGCGGTTCGAGATATCCGCATATCGCTACAGTCTGAACAGGCAGTCCACCGATAGACGAGAAATACAGATAGCAGCCAAAACCGGTATTTACGACCCCCAAAATAAGGAGTGGTAAAATGCTCTCCGCAGGTATCGAGATCGGAATTCCCTGAGTAATCAAAGTGAATACGGCAACAGTAACGAAACTCGTCGATAACTGAAAGAGAGAATTTTCAAGACCTTGTATCTTCGTCGCCTTTTTGTTGAAGATGAGCATCACCGCATACATGACGGCGGACATTATTCCGCAAAGAAGTCCGAAAGACAATCCGGCGTCCGATATGAAAGGACTGTTCACACAGATCATGCCAATAAAAACGCTGATGAATCCAAGTATTATTGAAATGTGTATCTTTTCACGGAAGATAATCGGAGATACCAGCATCACAATAACCGGGCCGCAATAATAGGCAAGTGAGGCAATACCGACACCTACCTGGTTATAGGCTTCAAAAAGGAACATCCAGCTGATACCCATCGCAATTCCCGAAATGACGATATAGAAAAAGTCCTGCGGATATCTACGGACATGCACCTCTCCATGCAGGGATAGGAAAATCAGAAGCAGAAATAAAGAACCAGTCAGTGTACGCAGCAGAACAATTTCATTGCTGTTTAAGGAGATGTAACTCGCCACAATACCGTTGGAGCCGAACAGCAGTAATGCGGCTATGTATTTGAAGTAATTACTGTTCAGGTACAATTTCAGCTATCTCCGCCCGATTTTCACATTAGTTTTTTGATGATGTGTCCCAGTAATATCTTATTATTACAATATCAAATATGTCTCATAGATATCATGACATAATCGGATAATTGGCGGAGGACAGAAACGTGAATATACAAAAATATCTTGCATTTGTTAAAACGGTGGAATGCGGGAGCTTTACCAAAGCTGCAAAAATCATGGGTTATTCCCAGTCGGGAATAAGTCGTATGATCAACGATCTGGAAACAGAATGGAATATTTCACTTCTTGAGCGTGGACGTTCCGGAGGAAATCTCACTTCCGACGGTCTTAAACTTCTGCCTTATGTCGAAAGCGTATGCACCGAATATCAGAATCTTCAGACACAAATAAATGAATTAAAAGGACTCCAGTCGGGATTGATTAGAATCGGAACTTTTTCCAGTGTGGCTACACACTGGCTGCCGCGTATCATTAAAGAATTTCAGAAAAAGTATCCTGATATTGAGTACGAGCTTTTACTCGGGGATTATACAGAGATTGAAAAGTGGATTCTTGAGGGACGTGTGGACTGCGGTTTTATCAGGCTTCCTACAAATCCCAACCTTGAGACGATCTTTTTAGAGCGGGACCAGTTAAAAGTGGTACTTCCCGAAAACCACCCGCTGGCGGACTGTGTTCATTTTCCTGTTGAAGCATTATGCAATGATCCGTTTATGCTTCTGGAAAAAGGAGCAAAAGCTGAGATTTCAGAAATTTTTGAACGACATAATATTTCACCAAAGGTTCATTTCATAACCTGGGACGATTACGCCGTTATGTCAATGGTTGAAAGCGGACTTGGAATCAGCATTCTGCCTGAACTGATTTTGCAGAGGATACCTTACCATGTTGTTGTCAGGGAACTCGATGTCCCCGCCTATCGCGACATTGGTCTTGCTATGAAAGATATGAAATCCGCATCACTTGCAGTCAGGCGTTTTCTGGAATATCTGCCATACAGAAATAATCAGGATATGAAATAAGAAAGGAGCTCAATTGCGTTTTAGAGATTAAGTTAGAAAAATGTGTAAAAGTCATCACAAAATAAGTTGCAAAAATGTGTAAGAGATGCACATAATATACAATACAGAAGGAAATACAACCCCGCGGAGCATGCCCGGCCATGGGCCGGTGATGCGGAGCGGGGGCACACCACACACAGCCGGCAGGGGCCGAGACGAAAAGTCGAGGTTCCTGCGGGCGTAACACAAACCAGCTCAACCGGAGAAAAACAAGGCCGGTGTTGCGAAGCTCGCCGGAATCCGAATGGGTTCCGGCATTGAGCATGAACTTGTTTCATGCGAAGCACTTACTCGAAGAGTTAGTGCGAGAGCGAGCAATCCCGGCCGGTACACAAAAAAAGAGAATTCATTCCTCCCCGCCCCCGGTGAGGAAGTCGGCCGCCCGCTGTGCATCGCCCGCGGCCCGGATTACATCGACGGCCGTGCCGTTCCGGATGTGCCGGAGCCACCCCGCGACATAGGCCGCCTGGTTGTCGATGACGGGCATATCGATCCCGGTCATCGCACACAGGAAGGCAGACCCCATCTCGGCCGTCAGCTCCTCACGCGAATACCGTTCGCTCCCGAATCGGATCGGCCCGGTTATCCCCGGACGCTTCAACCGGGATTCGTGCCCGGTCCAGTGAGTCAATTCATGGAAGTAGGTCGAGTAGTATTCTTCCGGAGATTCGAACCGCTCCATATCGGGCATGTGGATGATATCCGGAGTTGGGAGATAAGCCGGCGGTCCCTGCGTGACTTTCGGGCAGTTCCTTTCGATTACTTCATCGCAGGACGTGATCGCCCGGATCTCGCCGACCTCCTCCTTCTCGATCCCTTCGCACTGCGAGAGGTTGAAGACCCAGTAATACCTGACAAGCGGCTTTTCCCGTTGAGACATCACGAGGACCTCGTCGCCCTGGTCATTCACAATCGGCCTTGCCTCTTCGAAGGACCAGAAGACAACAAGCCCGGATGCCTTCTCGCCTTTTCGTACATACCCGCCGAGCTGCTTGATCTGCCGGTACGTCCCCCACCATTCATGCCCGGAGAGCAGGAGACGATTAATGCCCCGGTAGGGCCTTCCCGTCAGGAGGTTGCACGGTGATAAGTTCTTCCACGACTGATGCCAGGGGATCGTTCCGGAGGAAAGAGAGGAGATGATCCTTTCCCGGACCATCTCGTAGACATTCACCATCAGCAAACACCCCTTGCCCTTGCGGTGTAGCAGTTGTCATCGGCCTGGGCCCGGCGAACACATTCATCGTATCCGTGCTTCTCAACCTCGTCGCGGTAGTGTTCACGGATGTAATCTCCACGCCGGCGGAGGTCTTCGGCCTCGTAGAGCATCGAGTGTGCCCTTCGTTCAAGCTCGATTGCACGCTCATCGAGGAGTGCAATGTCTTCAAGGGCCTGCAGAGGAATCGCGTCACTCAGCCGGGACATTTCAGTCCACCTCGGCGGGCAGGTCAGCGAAAAGCTGATATGTTTTCTGGTCGAAATCGATACTTAGCTCGACGAGAGCTGTAAGGGCAGCCAACTTTTGCGGGGAAGCTGCCCCGTTTCTATTCATTTTTGTAGTCATTTAGATCTACCTCAGCCGGTGCTCAACCGCGACCGACTGAATGCGGGGGTAAAACGGCAAACGGAGTATGGCTGTCGCTCATCAGAGCGACCGGCTTACCCGTTTGACGGAGACCCGCGTTTGCAAGAGGAGGTTTACAGTGCCGTGCAGGGGAGCGACGAAAAGAATTGAGGAGCGGATTCGCACGGCTGTTTGGGCGGTTATTCAATAGAGGCTTTCGGGCGGTTTTTTCCTGGGACAAGATTTCCAGATGTGAGATTTCAACTTAGAATTTTTTTATAGAAATGTAAACATCTGCCTTTTAAGAATCTCGAAAAAGTAAAAGTGCGAGAGGCAGGATTCGAACCTGCGAACTTCTACAAGATCAGGCCCTGAACCTGACGCCTTTGACCAAGCTCGGCAACTCTCGCTTTCAATATGATTTTGTTTTTTTTCAGTTATAAGGGTGCACTAGTAACCTATTTATGTAATAGGCCCTGAACCTAGCGCCTTTGGCCAAGCTCGGCAACCCTCGCACCGATATTCCTCTATGTTATTGTTGTTCCTTTAAAATAAAGATTGGTTTTAGTCTTCCGCTTCCCTGAGATGCTTCTTCTCCTTTTCGCGAAGTTCGTTCCTCCGGATCTTGCCGGAAATCGTCTTCGGGAGTTCCTCGACGAATTCTATCTCTCTTGGGTACTTATACGGTGCAGTCACGGTCTTGACATGCTTCTGGATGTCGCGGACGAGTTTTTCGGACGGCTCGAATCCTCCTTTGAGGACAACAAAAGCCTTTACGATCATGCCCCTTATCGGGTCGGGAGTGCCGATAACCGCGGACTCCTGGACGGCGGGGTGTTCGAGAAGCGCCGATTCGACCTCGAACGGACCGATCCTGTACCCCGAACTCTTTATGACATCATCGTCGCGGCCGACGAACCAGAAGTATCCGTCGTCGTCCATGTATGCCTTGTCGCCGGTATAATAAAATCCGCCGTAGAAAGATTCGGCGGTTGTCTCCGGACTTCCGAGGTACTCGACGAACATCCCGACAGGCCTCGGGTTCGTTCTTACCGCAATCCGCCCCACATCTCCGGTCGGGACAGGTTTTCCGTCCTCGTCGTGAAGCTCGATATGCCAGCCGGGGGAGGGTTTGCCCATCGAACCCGGCTTCACTTTCATCGTAGGGAATGTGCCGAGAACAAGAGTCAGTTCCGTTTGGCCGTAACCTTCGTAGATCTTAAGGCCGGTTCCCTCCTCCCAGATCTTGATGACCTCAGGGTTCAACGGCTCGCCGGCACTCACGCAGTGGCGAAGAGCAGTCAGGTCGAACTTATCGAGATCCGCCATTATCAGCATACGGTATATCGTCGGCGGACAGCAGAATGTTGTAACCCCATACTTCTCAAGAACAGGCAGAACCTCGGTCGCGTTGAACTTCCCGCGGGAATCATACACCACGCTGCAGCATCCCTGGATCCACGGACCGAAGAACTTGCCCCATGAAGATTTCGCCCAGCCTGTGTCGGAGATCGTCAGGTGAATGTCGTTCTTCTTCAGGTCGAGCCAGTACGCACCGGTGGTGATGTGGCCTATTGGCAATGCATGGTTGTGAAGAACCATCTTTGCCTCGCCGGTCGTCCCGGATGTAAAGTATATGACCATCGGGTCCGAGGAGCGGGTCTTTTCGAGGCCGCTTACCGCGAGTTTGCTCGAAACCGGGGCGGGATAATCGAGCTCAACGAGGTA encodes the following:
- a CDS encoding ArdC family protein, translated to MVNVYEMVRERIISSLSSGTIPWHQSWKNLSPCNLLTGRPYRGINRLLLSGHEWWGTYRQIKQLGGYVRKGEKASGLVVFWSFEEARPIVNDQGDEVLVMSQREKPLVRYYWVFNLSQCEGIEKEEVGEIRAITSCDEVIERNCPKVTQGPPAYLPTPDIIHMPDMERFESPEEYYSTYFHELTHWTGHESRLKRPGITGPIRFGSERYSREELTAEMGSAFLCAMTGIDMPVIDNQAAYVAGWLRHIRNGTAVDVIRAAGDAQRAADFLTGGGEE
- a CDS encoding AlbA family DNA-binding domain-containing protein gives rise to the protein MDLEELIYLIQSGESEVLEFRESAGKNIHHEIAAFANSDGGKIIVGVSDTGKIVGTDVKDAIEKVTNPVQSVLLRNKGTEDIGR
- a CDS encoding peroxiredoxin: MYEEADNEKIPRMPVLGEKAPDFQAVTTHGPLNLSDLEGSWVILFSHPADFTPVCTTEFIAFSEIYDDLRALNTNLIGLSIDSVHSHLAWVRNVREKMGVEIKFPIIADLDMKVAGLYGMVHPGQSTTAAVRAVFFIDPLGILRGMLYYPLSNGRNMQEILRLLKAFQTSDEHHVATPANWQPGDKVIIPAPSNQEEMEKRLSEGYDCKEFYLCFKDI
- a CDS encoding AMP-binding protein, with amino-acid sequence MVRFSVTMDDGLVGKIDELSEKKGISRSEWIGRSCLNSADESVLPDGQGLSDLLSLRDRIPENIPNVTDYDDLYNNFHVTVPDFFNFGFDVIDAWAKIDRNKIAMIWSNLAGEEKIFTFRDLRNRSNEAANMLLKYGIKKGDLVAIMLHRVPEWWFFAIACIKLGAIFVPCPTMLTTKDLVYRINAANIKMIVTDMENAPKINQICSQCQSLKSRLVVNGDMEGWVSYLVELDYPAPVSSKLAVSGLEKTRSSDPMVIYFTSGTTGEAKMVLHNHALPIGHITTGAYWLDLKKNDIHLTISDTGWAKSSWGKFFGPWIQGCCSVVYDSRGKFNATEVLPVLEKYGVTTFCCPPTIYRMLIMADLDKFDLTALRHCVSAGEPLNPEVIKIWEEGTGLKIYEGYGQTELTLVLGTFPTMKVKPGSMGKPSPGWHIELHDEDGKPVPTGDVGRIAVRTNPRPVGMFVEYLGSPETTAESFYGGFYYTGDKAYMDDDGYFWFVGRDDDVIKSSGYRIGPFEVESALLEHPAVQESAVIGTPDPIRGMIVKAFVVLKGGFEPSEKLVRDIQKHVKTVTAPYKYPREIEFVEELPKTISGKIRRNELREKEKKHLREAED
- a CDS encoding carboxymuconolactone decarboxylase family protein, yielding MSGIKDLEKKIGKVPVIFKELAETDPELHDKILSLDNMIWADGALSKQTKKVIAISIAAALRDEHAVYAQMAGAKKLGVKKEEIEEGLRVAFILSGMPAYVYGKTKLEEAYR
- a CDS encoding LysR family transcriptional regulator → MNIQKYLAFVKTVECGSFTKAAKIMGYSQSGISRMINDLETEWNISLLERGRSGGNLTSDGLKLLPYVESVCTEYQNLQTQINELKGLQSGLIRIGTFSSVATHWLPRIIKEFQKKYPDIEYELLLGDYTEIEKWILEGRVDCGFIRLPTNPNLETIFLERDQLKVVLPENHPLADCVHFPVEALCNDPFMLLEKGAKAEISEIFERHNISPKVHFITWDDYAVMSMVESGLGISILPELILQRIPYHVVVRELDVPAYRDIGLAMKDMKSASLAVRRFLEYLPYRNNQDMK
- a CDS encoding ATP-binding protein, yielding MRSRRLQTRFSRYSSAIKAQKISVDDKDLLVITVDKSSNLCSIGGIVYIRTGTGVRPLSLQEIVMLSSEMGTINWDEISMLPKEDARSDYIDWFFERVKETRGKTIADDNRSRYLRSAGAIRNDKLTNAGILFFTEATGNIAYAKIRRVGMSEDGPMWSEEYEGPAWKVIEEAYENLMREIKKIDVVAGTRRIKVEEYPPRAIREALINAVCHRNYTISADVKILVYPDRFEIKNPGGLMPGVDIKDPEHIPRNPSLSNLLYDSGYIERYGFGIKMIEEEVENHPMCSVEFKPGPSTFSVIFKKVLSSSIDDTDNQILKIINVPMKSGDIAARLKISKNTVLRRIEKLEKLGLAEKKGSGSHTYYTIKK
- a CDS encoding DMT family transporter, translating into MYLNSNYFKYIAALLLFGSNGIVASYISLNSNEIVLLRTLTGSLFLLLIFLSLHGEVHVRRYPQDFFYIVISGIAMGISWMFLFEAYNQVGVGIASLAYYCGPVIVMLVSPIIFREKIHISIILGFISVFIGMICVNSPFISDAGLSFGLLCGIMSAVMYAVMLIFNKKATKIQGLENSLFQLSTSFVTVAVFTLITQGIPISIPAESILPLLILGVVNTGFGCYLYFSSIGGLPVQTVAICGYLEPLSAVVLSAIVLGECLSSLQEIGAVLIIGGAAFGELFRNRKLIGDNKAEV